A stretch of the Staphylococcus sp. NRL 16/872 genome encodes the following:
- a CDS encoding ATP-binding cassette domain-containing protein: MGSSIVLKLLNVTQYYRSKKDRKWYLPFGYAAEDIELNKISLHIYQGEALAIIGEPGSSKTLLGRIMSGDIKPDRGKVIQSVSTYYGDIKDKHLLNITVEEYTKDIQRLFTYETTSHNVEQIIKFAHLDEKASTKVNELSHSEFAQLILSIARVCRSEVIILNHIIEHLSDDFLEKAKQLSKDYVSDNLSMVFIDNDVKKVAQVSNYVAWISHGQLRLEGSLNQVLPVFKEHERDRLSVEGEEEQQNFDLDWKENRSRLPEMSYNFKRVERYKHVKIPDFIVKFWTILIAGLIALVLLAALVVNNVGKIEIPTNEVQKKVQNKDKDPFEEKLAYGLVLDKSVKLTGEENLDIPKYSFVTITGESAKNYRVVVDDKNYEIGKSKLQYFNPAALYESHEFKTLAPYMKSNYSNYVDYFNGELHKKHDKVKKTLVPEKDQRFVVSITQQPIDMLFNDENKLTGFVYPIVDKDKLKNKYHIKQDLWTVKTSDGYLIADMKNNKWIYVEL; this comes from the coding sequence ATGGGAAGTTCAATAGTTTTAAAGTTACTTAACGTTACGCAATATTATAGAAGTAAAAAAGATAGGAAATGGTATTTACCATTTGGCTATGCTGCTGAAGACATTGAGTTAAATAAAATTTCATTACATATATATCAAGGTGAAGCGCTAGCAATTATCGGAGAACCTGGCTCATCAAAAACATTGCTGGGTAGAATTATGTCTGGTGACATCAAACCCGATAGAGGGAAAGTTATCCAATCGGTATCTACATATTATGGTGATATTAAAGATAAACATTTATTAAATATTACTGTTGAAGAATATACTAAAGATATTCAACGACTGTTTACATATGAAACAACGTCGCATAACGTGGAACAAATTATTAAATTTGCACACTTGGATGAGAAAGCTTCTACGAAAGTGAATGAACTCAGTCATTCAGAATTTGCGCAATTGATATTGAGTATAGCCAGAGTTTGCCGTAGTGAAGTAATCATACTAAATCATATCATTGAGCATCTCAGTGATGATTTTCTAGAAAAAGCTAAACAACTTTCTAAAGATTATGTATCAGATAATTTATCAATGGTATTTATTGATAATGATGTGAAAAAGGTTGCTCAAGTAAGTAACTACGTTGCATGGATTTCGCATGGACAGTTGCGATTAGAAGGATCATTGAATCAAGTATTGCCTGTATTTAAAGAACATGAACGTGATAGATTGAGCGTTGAAGGTGAAGAAGAACAACAAAACTTTGATTTGGATTGGAAAGAAAATCGAAGTCGATTACCTGAAATGAGCTATAACTTTAAAAGAGTTGAACGATATAAACATGTTAAAATTCCAGATTTCATAGTAAAATTTTGGACTATTTTAATAGCAGGATTAATAGCTTTAGTGTTACTTGCTGCATTAGTAGTGAATAATGTTGGTAAAATAGAAATACCAACAAATGAAGTTCAAAAGAAAGTACAAAATAAAGACAAGGATCCATTTGAAGAGAAATTAGCATATGGTCTTGTACTGGATAAATCAGTTAAATTAACTGGAGAAGAGAATCTCGATATTCCTAAATATAGTTTCGTAACTATTACAGGTGAAAGTGCAAAAAATTATCGTGTTGTTGTAGATGATAAAAATTATGAAATTGGAAAGAGTAAACTGCAATACTTTAATCCAGCTGCACTTTATGAATCACATGAATTTAAAACATTAGCGCCATATATGAAATCAAATTATAGTAACTATGTTGATTATTTCAATGGAGAATTACATAAAAAGCATGACAAAGTTAAAAAAACGCTGGTCCCTGAAAAAGATCAACGCTTTGTAGTGTCTATTACACAACAACCTATTGATATGTTATTTAATGATGAAAATAAATTGACTGGATTTGTTTATCCAATCGTTGATAAAGATAAATTGAAAAATAAATATCATATTAAACAAGATTTATGGACAGTAAAAACAAGTGATGGTTATTTAATTGCAGATATGAAAAATAACAAATGGATTTATGTGGAATTGTAG
- a CDS encoding SE1561 family protein yields the protein MNENQTIDQIKSRLSKFLEDIDHVNPDEVSVEDIDEWIGLLDQLEEKVKQVSK from the coding sequence ATGAACGAAAATCAAACTATTGATCAAATTAAAAGTCGTTTATCAAAATTTTTAGAGGATATCGATCATGTTAACCCAGATGAAGTAAGTGTTGAAGACATTGATGAATGGATCGGCTTACTTGATCAATTAGAAGAGAAGGTAAAACAAGTCTCTAAATAA
- a CDS encoding teichoic acid transporter, protein MIDNLILYFKHFPSLLKFAQQRLFNTWKWFVTLFLAQLILVVILLLSVSFLEIEEIGKAQWLYRLITFITFITMVFTIYKAFSEYSRDYLITKSFQLTPLVTAIMNIIMGNIVIWILTLIIAMFKPMNLETSVFAYLFFALMCLLFMIFIVVTLGLIDLISNKVTKLFFIISVICFFLVPIIYIPSTKFHIINQILKVNPVYYLLDGSASSVIFGAVNIYNIAYHIYFAIFIVLIGTINFMLVRYVAHEKYKYTHYSKEN, encoded by the coding sequence ATGATAGATAATTTAATTTTATATTTTAAACACTTTCCATCACTTTTAAAATTTGCACAGCAAAGATTATTTAATACATGGAAATGGTTTGTTACATTGTTTTTAGCACAATTAATTTTAGTAGTGATTCTTCTCTTAAGTGTCTCATTTTTAGAAATAGAAGAAATAGGGAAAGCACAATGGTTATATAGACTTATCACTTTTATTACTTTTATAACAATGGTATTTACAATTTATAAAGCATTTTCAGAGTATAGTAGAGACTATTTAATCACGAAATCGTTTCAACTAACACCTTTAGTTACTGCTATCATGAACATTATAATGGGAAACATTGTTATTTGGATTCTAACACTCATTATAGCTATGTTTAAACCTATGAATTTGGAAACATCAGTGTTTGCTTATTTATTCTTTGCGTTAATGTGTTTATTGTTTATGATATTTATTGTAGTAACGTTGGGATTAATTGATTTAATTAGTAATAAAGTAACTAAATTATTTTTTATTATTAGTGTGATTTGTTTCTTCTTAGTGCCAATTATTTATATTCCCAGTACCAAGTTTCATATAATTAACCAAATTTTAAAGGTTAACCCAGTTTATTATCTTCTAGATGGCTCAGCCAGTTCCGTTATTTTTGGCGCTGTAAATATATATAATATTGCTTATCATATTTACTTTGCTATCTTTATAGTATTAATAGGGACAATAAACTTTATGTTAGTGCGTTATGTTGCGCATGAAAAATATAAATACACACATTATTCAAAAGAAAATTAA
- the recX gene encoding recombination regulator RecX, with translation MPKITKIEVQKKNKERFNLFLDEEFEMGIDIDTLVKFNLKKGQIIEAADMEQIQKYEHYRLGVNIAIQYLSYKKRTEKEVRQHLEKNEISDVAIQQVIDYCYKEKYINHNDYAESLKNTMINTTDKGPEVYKQKLYQVGVEPNIINHFVAIYEEEQPLEAVINVAQKIMKTKKGPESKVKQKVLHSLIQKGYSIEVANQAMSELDFTQDEAMMDDLLQRDLEKVYNKQRRKYDGQMLVMKTIESLMRKGYKYDKIKNKLEESGISDE, from the coding sequence ATGCCTAAAATCACTAAAATTGAAGTACAAAAAAAGAATAAAGAACGTTTCAATCTGTTCCTAGATGAAGAGTTTGAAATGGGAATAGATATCGATACGTTAGTAAAATTTAATTTGAAAAAAGGCCAAATTATTGAAGCGGCTGATATGGAACAAATTCAGAAATATGAACATTATAGATTGGGTGTTAATATAGCCATTCAATATTTATCGTATAAAAAAAGAACTGAAAAAGAAGTGCGTCAACATTTGGAAAAAAATGAAATAAGTGATGTTGCTATTCAACAAGTAATTGATTATTGCTACAAAGAAAAATATATCAATCACAATGATTACGCCGAAAGTTTAAAAAATACAATGATTAATACGACGGATAAAGGCCCAGAAGTATATAAACAGAAATTGTACCAAGTAGGGGTAGAACCTAACATTATTAATCATTTCGTGGCAATTTATGAAGAAGAACAGCCTTTAGAAGCAGTAATTAATGTAGCTCAAAAAATCATGAAAACGAAAAAGGGCCCAGAAAGCAAAGTGAAACAAAAAGTTTTACATAGCTTGATTCAAAAAGGGTATTCTATAGAAGTGGCTAATCAAGCCATGAGTGAACTAGATTTTACGCAAGATGAAGCAATGATGGACGATTTATTACAGCGAGATCTAGAAAAAGTTTATAATAAACAGCGTCGTAAATATGATGGGCAAATGCTTGTGATGAAAACCATTGAGTCGCTTATGAGAAAAGGCTATAAATATGATAAAATTAAAAATAAATTAGAGGAAAGTGGTATTTCTGATGAATGA
- the yfkAB gene encoding radical SAM/CxCxxxxC motif protein YfkAB, whose translation MTNSKKPISITNDPWEAYNDIEEYGNLTLSNIEFTTTNLCNMRCSHCAVGYTLQTKDPDPLPMDLIYRRLDEIPHLRTMSITGGEPMFSKKSIKNVVKPLLKYAQNRGIYVQMNSNLTLPQDRYLDIAEYIDVMHISHNWGTIQEFTDVGFGAMKKQPPLKAKLKLYEQMLDNASTLSEQGMFVSAETMLNQSTLPYLDKIHNEIVNDMKCSRHEVHPMYPADFASQLNVLSLKEMKTAIHHLLDIRDENVWMLFGTLPIYPCINDENDQALLQRLRDAKNVTMRNDPDGRSRLNVNVFSGDVIVTDFGDENGTISNIRRDKLTDVFNSWLDSDLAKSLNCHCEAFHCLGPNVLVKNMYYPNTNFRQNEIAMHGEHIFN comes from the coding sequence ATGACAAATAGTAAAAAACCCATTTCGATTACAAATGATCCATGGGAAGCCTACAATGATATTGAAGAATACGGTAACTTAACCTTAAGTAATATTGAATTTACAACTACAAATTTATGTAATATGCGTTGTAGTCATTGTGCGGTAGGTTATACATTACAAACAAAAGATCCGGACCCCCTTCCTATGGACCTCATTTATAGACGTTTAGATGAAATTCCTCATTTACGTACGATGTCTATTACGGGTGGTGAGCCAATGTTTTCTAAGAAATCCATTAAAAATGTTGTGAAACCACTTTTAAAATATGCGCAGAATCGCGGTATTTATGTACAAATGAATTCTAATTTAACACTTCCTCAAGATCGTTACTTAGATATTGCTGAATATATTGACGTCATGCACATTTCTCATAACTGGGGTACAATTCAAGAATTTACTGATGTTGGCTTTGGTGCAATGAAGAAACAGCCACCACTAAAAGCTAAGTTGAAATTATATGAACAGATGTTAGACAATGCAAGTACTTTATCTGAACAAGGTATGTTTGTCTCAGCAGAAACAATGTTAAATCAAAGCACTTTACCTTATTTAGATAAGATACATAATGAAATTGTGAATGATATGAAGTGTAGTAGACATGAAGTTCATCCTATGTATCCTGCTGATTTCGCAAGTCAACTTAATGTATTATCGCTTAAAGAAATGAAAACAGCCATTCATCATTTATTAGACATTCGTGATGAAAATGTATGGATGTTATTTGGTACTTTACCTATTTATCCATGCATTAATGATGAAAATGATCAAGCGTTATTACAACGTTTAAGAGATGCCAAAAATGTGACGATGCGTAATGACCCAGACGGACGTAGTCGTTTAAATGTTAACGTGTTTAGTGGCGACGTCATTGTGACTGATTTTGGTGATGAAAATGGAACAATTTCAAATATTCGACGTGATAAATTAACGGATGTATTTAACTCATGGTTAGATAGTGACTTAGCTAAGTCTTTAAATTGTCATTGTGAAGCTTTTCATTGTTTAGGACCAAATGTGTTAGTAAAAAATATGTATTATCCAAATACGAATTTCAGACAAAACGAAATCGCTATGCATGGTGAACACATCTTTAATTAA
- the sgtB gene encoding monofunctional peptidoglycan glycosyltransferase SgtB: MKRSQRYNNSPESYSHHQNEPHYNTYYRPVGKPPKKKKSKRIFLRIFIILAILFAIFTGLMYFLSSRANVDALQTIENKNSYVPVDNMPDYVKGAFISMEDERFYKHHGFDVKGTVRAIFSTIGEHDVQGGSTITQQTVKNYYYSNERSFTRKLKELFVAHKVEQEYNKNQILSFYLNNIYYGSDQYTIEGAANHYFGSTTNQNNSSMPKITVLQSAILASKVNAPSVYDINNMSDNFKNRIKTNLEKMKQQDFINDSQYEEALSQLNNY, encoded by the coding sequence ATGAAAAGAAGCCAAAGATATAACAACTCGCCTGAGAGCTATTCGCATCATCAAAATGAACCACATTATAATACGTATTACAGACCTGTAGGTAAACCACCTAAAAAGAAAAAAAGTAAACGTATTTTTTTAAGAATATTTATTATTTTAGCTATCCTATTTGCAATATTTACTGGTTTAATGTACTTTTTGTCTTCAAGAGCGAATGTGGATGCTTTACAAACGATTGAGAATAAAAATAGCTATGTTCCAGTAGATAATATGCCTGATTATGTTAAAGGGGCATTTATATCGATGGAAGATGAACGATTTTATAAACACCATGGATTTGATGTAAAAGGGACTGTTCGTGCAATATTTTCCACAATTGGTGAACATGATGTTCAAGGTGGCAGTACGATTACTCAACAAACTGTGAAAAACTATTATTATAGCAATGAACGATCATTTACCAGAAAACTTAAAGAATTATTTGTAGCCCATAAAGTAGAGCAAGAATATAATAAAAATCAAATTTTAAGTTTTTATTTAAATAATATTTATTATGGTAGTGATCAATATACGATTGAAGGTGCAGCAAACCATTACTTTGGTTCTACTACAAATCAAAATAATAGTAGTATGCCGAAGATAACGGTATTGCAAAGTGCTATTTTAGCAAGTAAAGTGAATGCACCAAGTGTTTATGACATCAATAATATGTCCGATAATTTTAAAAATCGGATTAAAACAAATTTAGAAAAAATGAAGCAACAAGATTTCATAAATGATAGTCAATACGAGGAAGCATTATCACAACTTAATAATTACTAA
- a CDS encoding metal-dependent hydrolase, translating into MDTATHIAMGVGLTALATQDPVMADTMVATATTLVAGSLIPDGDTVLKLKNNATYISHHRGITHSIPFTILWPILITFAIYIVFPHIDATHVWLWTQLAVFLHVFVDIFNSYGTQALRPITNKWIQLSVINTFDPIIFGILCLGIIIWALGVHPFLVFFPIIAIFIIYYIIRFKMQAIIRKQALKQIQQQHHPVKIFVAPTMKFMEWRVAIQTEEHDYVGRAYGRNVTFTDKVKRQKFSPDTILWQIKSNPDIRTFLNFSTIYRWQTRRLDDDTTEIRLIDLRYYNKGHYSFAAIAHLDKNNHIDHSYIGWVFTEDKLQKKLYVH; encoded by the coding sequence ATGGATACAGCCACACATATTGCTATGGGTGTCGGATTAACCGCCTTAGCTACGCAAGATCCTGTGATGGCCGACACAATGGTAGCTACGGCTACAACATTAGTTGCTGGGTCTTTAATCCCTGATGGTGATACTGTTTTAAAATTGAAAAATAATGCAACTTACATTTCTCATCATAGAGGTATCACGCATTCAATTCCGTTTACTATTTTGTGGCCAATATTAATTACATTTGCAATTTATATTGTATTTCCACATATAGATGCTACACATGTATGGTTGTGGACGCAACTTGCAGTGTTTCTTCATGTATTTGTAGATATATTTAATTCGTATGGTACACAAGCGTTACGTCCAATTACTAATAAATGGATTCAACTCAGTGTGATCAACACATTCGATCCTATTATTTTTGGTATACTTTGCCTTGGAATTATTATTTGGGCATTGGGCGTTCATCCGTTCTTAGTATTTTTCCCAATTATAGCAATATTCATCATTTATTATATTATTCGTTTTAAAATGCAAGCGATTATCCGAAAACAAGCTCTAAAACAAATTCAACAACAACATCATCCAGTTAAAATCTTTGTAGCACCAACGATGAAGTTTATGGAATGGCGCGTAGCTATTCAGACTGAAGAACACGATTATGTTGGTCGAGCATATGGACGTAATGTAACATTTACTGATAAAGTAAAACGTCAGAAGTTTTCACCTGATACTATATTATGGCAAATCAAAAGTAATCCAGATATTAGAACCTTTTTAAACTTCTCAACTATTTATCGTTGGCAAACACGTAGGCTGGATGATGATACTACTGAAATTAGATTAATCGATTTACGTTATTACAATAAAGGTCATTATTCTTTTGCAGCGATTGCACATTTAGATAAGAATAACCATATAGACCATTCTTATATTGGCTGGGTGTTTACAGAGGATAAATTGCAAAAAAAATTATATGTTCATTAA
- a CDS encoding YfhH family protein yields the protein MNDKKLSEMSEQELRHEIQTYKEKMRKAEMNGIMNEYDVYQSKVIVAESYLVDRNKIEFGRIYKLTDGSEQYFKVERLKGIFAWGYRINSSNPEEGLPIALLKI from the coding sequence ATGAATGATAAAAAACTCAGTGAAATGTCTGAACAAGAATTAAGACATGAAATTCAAACGTATAAAGAGAAAATGCGTAAAGCAGAAATGAATGGCATCATGAACGAATATGATGTATATCAGAGTAAAGTGATTGTGGCAGAAAGTTATTTAGTAGATCGTAATAAAATTGAGTTTGGCAGAATATATAAATTAACGGATGGCAGCGAGCAATATTTTAAAGTTGAACGCTTAAAAGGTATATTCGCATGGGGATACAGAATTAACAGTTCTAATCCTGAAGAAGGTTTACCGATTGCTTTATTAAAAATTTAG
- a CDS encoding type 1 glutamine amidotransferase domain-containing protein: protein MTKKVAIILADEFEDIELTSPKEALEEAGFETEIIGDTANAEVVGKHGEKATVNVSIADAKPEDYDALLIPGGFSPDHLRGDAEGRYGTFAKYFTKNDVPTFAICHGPQVLIDTDDLNGRTLTAVLNVRKDLSNAGANVVDESVAVDNNIVTSRTPDDLDDFNREIVKQLED from the coding sequence ATGACTAAAAAAGTAGCAATTATCTTAGCAGACGAATTTGAAGATATTGAATTAACAAGTCCCAAAGAGGCTTTAGAAGAAGCTGGATTTGAAACAGAAATTATTGGTGATACTGCTAACGCGGAAGTAGTTGGAAAACATGGCGAAAAAGCTACAGTAAATGTAAGTATTGCCGATGCTAAACCAGAAGATTATGATGCGTTATTAATTCCGGGTGGCTTCTCACCAGATCACTTACGTGGAGACGCTGAAGGTCGTTATGGTACATTCGCTAAATACTTCACTAAAAATGATGTGCCAACATTCGCAATTTGCCACGGCCCTCAAGTATTAATTGATACTGATGACTTAAACGGACGTACTTTAACAGCTGTATTAAATGTACGTAAAGACTTATCAAATGCAGGGGCAAATGTTGTTGATGAATCAGTAGCTGTTGACAATAACATCGTTACAAGCCGTACACCTGATGACTTAGATGATTTCAATAGAGAAATCGTAAAACAATTAGAAGACTAA